From the genome of Schaalia odontolytica:
GGGAACAGTGTTGAACACCAATACTTGTGGTGGTCATAGCACCGGGGAAACGCCCAGCCTCCATTCCGAACCTGGAAGCTAAGCCCGGCAGCGCCAATGGTACTGCAACCGCCAGGTTGTGGGAGAGTAGGACACCGCCACAACACACCTCAAGTCGAAGGGCCTCATCCAAACGGATGAGGCCCTTCGCGTATCTTCCGCAGTGTTTATTGCTTGAGGCTTGCGCGCCCTCATCTGCGGAATCGCAGCGCTACTGCACTATGGGACTTGTGTCCTAAACGATAGTGATCGTCCTTGTGTCAGGCTTCGTGGCGAACTATAGTAGTTGACGTTTCAATAAGACTTCGAAAGGAAACGTCATGGCTTCCGTTGCAATCGTCCTTGGTTCCGTTCGTCCCGGCCGCGCCGGCGAGCAGGTCGTTCGCTGGATCGAGGACCAGGCTCGTCAGGTTGAGGGCGTGCAGACCGTGTTCTTCGATCTGCGCGACTATAACCTCCCTCTCTTCGCGGAGGAGATGCCCCCGTCGATGAAGGCTCCCGAGCTGGCCGAGGCTGTTCGCCTTCGCGCTAATCTCGAGGCAAACGATGCTGTCCTGTTCGTGACGCCTGAGTACAACCACTCCGTGTCCGCAGCCCTGAAGAACGCGATCGACTACCTGCCTCCGGCTACGCTCAAGGACAAGGCCGTTGGTCTGGTGGGCTACTCCTGGTACGGCGCGGTCAAGCCGCTCGAGCATCTGCGCGAGATCGTCTCGACCTTCGGTTCTGACGTGCGTGATCAGCAGGTTGGCATCAACCTGGGTTCTGACTTCCAGGATGGCGTTTTCACGCCCTCCGAGGAGCTCGGTGCGCAGATCCGTGAGCTGCTCGCGTCGCTGGCGTGAGAAAGGCTTCTGAGTGGTTTTCGAGTGATTGTGGCGCCGGCGCGCGAGTGTGTGTGGCGTGAGTCTTCGTGCGACCGTGGTTGAACGCTTGGGGGCTCGTCGAAGCAGCCGTTCAGAGTAAGGGTGTGGCCCGGCATGAAACTGCCGGGCCACACCCTTACCTGTTGGGGTCTATGCGGATTGTCAGATCCAGCTTTGCAGCCACATGTGGGCACGCCAGAAGTCGTAGTCGATGACGTCCCCGCGCCACAGCGGCATGAAGTAGATGGCGCACCCGAGGATCGCAGCCGTCACGAGCGCGGCAAACGCCCACCCCGTGATCTGAGTCCGGCGACTGGCTGGCGCGGGTTCGGCCGATCCGTCCATCGTCGCCCACCCCGCGAGGAGCCCAATCATCCATGCGACTGCCAGGGCGACGAAAGGTGCAAACGCGACCGTATAGAAAATAAAGATCGTGCGATGCGCATAAGCGAGCCACGGAACGTACAGGGCGATGTAGCCGAGGGCAATGATGCCCACACGCCAATTGCGGTAGTAGAACGTGGCGACAAGAACGAGTAACAGTGCTCCGATGCCCACCCACCACAGGAGGGGATTGCCGAGGGCGACGACGTCACTCGCGCACTTGCCTGATCGACAGCCCATCACGGCCTCGCCGTTGTTCCAGTAAAAGGATGTCGCGCGCACCTGTGCGAGCCACGTGAACGGGCTGGACTGGTACTTGTGGGGCGTGTTCAGTCCGTTGTGGAACGCCC
Proteins encoded in this window:
- a CDS encoding NADPH-dependent FMN reductase; amino-acid sequence: MASVAIVLGSVRPGRAGEQVVRWIEDQARQVEGVQTVFFDLRDYNLPLFAEEMPPSMKAPELAEAVRLRANLEANDAVLFVTPEYNHSVSAALKNAIDYLPPATLKDKAVGLVGYSWYGAVKPLEHLREIVSTFGSDVRDQQVGINLGSDFQDGVFTPSEELGAQIRELLASLA